A region from the Scylla paramamosain isolate STU-SP2022 unplaced genomic scaffold, ASM3559412v1 Contig2, whole genome shotgun sequence genome encodes:
- the LOC135096078 gene encoding peritrophin-44-like — MLWITSLLLLLSLQAVSATLLDELEDVRVDAAEPSPSPPPDKCDPDCSFANDGDNVENPKNCHQFYVCFDKEAIGPIDCPDGKYFNKNTSDCVTNGPEECTPVCGGPSGSCAYECGGDPYVADRYDCSIYHDCASGTVMHCDQETPFFNGETCQTEEKYCCHCNPYCYKGDIGKKVLDPTDCTKYYVCIEENVIPDLSGHCSNGKFDPFLHECSSSAPCLTLCTNVVKPDGCIDMFTCKKVGNFPACVDRCTPQYYKCGPGDIGSVVGSQSCSGDTVFDPLLGYCVYPSLCSIQELIWY, encoded by the exons atgTTGTGGATAACTTCTTTgcttctcttgctttctcttcag GCAGTCTCTGCAACACTGCTGGATGAACTGGAAGACGTGAGAGTGGATGCAGCagaaccatcaccatcaccaccaccggaCAAATGCGACCCTGATTGTTCTTTTGCTAACGATGGTGATAACGTAGAAAACCCCAAGAATTGCCACCAGTTCTACGTCTGCTTTGATAAGGAAGCTATCGGGCCCATAGACTGCCCTGATGGTAAATATTTTAACAAAAACACAAGTGACTGCGTGACAAATGGCCCCGAGGAATGCACGCCCGTATGCGGAGGACCCAGTGGTAGCTGCGCGTATGAATGTGGTGGTGACCCTTACGTGGCAGACAGATATGACTGCTCCATCTACCATGACTGTGCTAGTGGCACCGTGATGCACTGTGACCAGGAGACGCCCTTCTTTAACGGAGAGACGTGTCAGACTGAGGAGAAGTACTGCTGCCACTGCAACCCTTACTGCTACAAGGGCGACATAGGCAAGAAAGTGCTGGACCCCACGGACTGTACTAAATATTACGTCTGTATAGAAGAAAATGTTATCCCTGACCTTTCCGGCCACTGCTCCAATGGAAAATTCGACCCCTTTCTCCATGAGTGTTCTTCTAGTGCCCCCTGCCTCACCCTCTGCACCAATGTTGTGAAACCAGACGGCTGCATCGACATGTTTACCTGCAAGAAGGTCGGTAATTTCCCAGCGTGCGTGGACAGGTGCACGCCACAGTACTACAAATGTGGTCCTGGAGACATCGGCTCAGTCGTGGGCTCGCAATCTTGCTCTGGAGACACTGTGTTCGATCCCCTCCTGGGTTACTGTGTTTATCCTTCCCTGTGCTCCATTCAGGAATTAATTTGGTATTga
- the LOC135096080 gene encoding peritrophin-44-like isoform X1: MLWITSLLLLLSLQTISATLLEELEDVEWIELGLDSRTGTPPPPGECDPDCSSPGKDGKVENPRDCHQFYICVGGEPNGPLDCPDGTYFDTNSSDCVPNGSEECKPTCGGGGGAGGDCTYKCDDSTAYRADRYDCSTYYTCPNDGVMHCGQETPFFDGETCQTEEKKCCHCNPYCYTGDENKKVLDPTDCTKYYFCLEANKVPEYSGRCSSGNFDPFSQECSLTVPCLTLCTNVVKPDGCIDVFTCREVGYFPRCVDKCTQEYYHCSAGDIGSVVAADTCPGENVFDPNESSCVKPSQCSIK; the protein is encoded by the exons atgTTGTGGATAACTTCTTTgcttctcttgctttctctccag ACAATCTCTGCAACACTGCTGGAAGAACTGGAAGACGTGGAGTGGATTGAACTGGGACTGGATTCAAGAacaggaacaccaccaccaccgggcgAATGCGACCCTGATTGTTCTTCTCCTGGCAAGGATGGTAAAGTAGAAAACCCCAGGGATTGCCACCAGTTTTACATATGTGTTGGTGGCGAACCTAATGGGCCCTTGGACTGTCCTGATGGTACATATTTTGATACGAACTCGAGTGACTGCGTGCCAAATGGTTCCGAGGAATGCAAGCCcacatgtggaggaggaggaggagcgggtggTGACTGCACGTATAAATGTGATGATAGCACTGCTTACAGGGCAGATAGATATGATTGCTCCACATACTACACCTGTCCTAATGATGGCGTGATGCACTGTGGTCAGGAGACGCCGTTCTTTGACGGGGAGACGTGTCAGACTGAGGAGAAGAAATGCTGCCACTGCAACCCTTACTGCTACACGGGCGACGAAAACAAGAAAGTCCTGGATCCCACGGACTGTACTAAATATTACTTCTGCTTGGAAGCTAATAAGGTACCTGAGTACTCTGGCCGCTGCTCCAGTGGAAACTTCGATCCCTTTTCACAGGAGTGTTCCCTCACTGTCCCCTGTCTTACCCTCTGCACCAATGTTGTCAAACCAGACGGCTGCATCGACGTGTTTACATGCAGAGAGGTGGGCTACTTCCCAAGGTGCGTGGACAAGTGCACCCAAGAGTACTACCACTGCAGTGCTGGAGACATCGGCTCAGTCGTGGCAGCAGACACTTGCCCTGGAGAAAATGTGTTTGATCCCAACGAGAGTTCTTGTGTTAAGCCTTCACAGTGTTCCATTAAATAG